Below is a window of Pirellulales bacterium DNA.
ACTTGCGAGCCATTCCTGACCACTCCCCCCACCCCAAATGAAAATGCAACGTGACAAACCGCCAAGCTAGCGCATCCGCACGTTATTTTCCAGGCCAATTGGAGGTAAGCGGACAGACTCCTAGCTTGCATGGGGAAGCTCCGGGCGAACAGGTGAGACTGTGCCCAAACAACTTCCCAAGACTCGGAAGAATAATCCAGTCCAGTAGCCAAGGGAAAAGCAATTATTGCGGAGCTGCTTTACTCTGGAAACAGCTTTGTCGATAAGTATCGCTCACCGAGATCTGGCAGAACGACGACAATTAGCTTGCCGCTGTTCTCTGCTTTGCGGGCCACTTGCAAGGCGGCCCAGGCGGCAGCGCCAGAGCTAATGCCGCACATTAGTCCTTCGAGCTTGGCCAGTTGGCGGGCGGTATCCATGGCATCTTCATCTTGAACCAGGACAACATCGTCGACGATATCCAAGTTCAACACCTCGGGGATGAAACCGGCGCCCAGGCCCTGGATTGTGTGGCGGCCGGGCTTCAACGGTTCGCCGTTGCGGCGCTGCGTAATGACGGGGCTATTCGTCGGCTCAACGGCGATCATTCTCACGCTCGGCTTTTTCTTTTTCAACACTTCGCCAACGCCGGTGATCGTGCCGCCGGTGCCCACGCCGCTGACGACGATATCGACTTGGCCGTCTGTATCCTTCCAAATCTCTTCGGCGGTTGTCTTGCGATGGACTTCGGGGTTCGCTGGATTGCTGAACTGTTGCGGCATGAAATAGTTTTTATTCTGAGCGATCAATTCTTCGGCCTTCTTCATCGCGCCAGGCATGCCTTCGGCCGCGGGCGTGAGCACCAATTCGGCGCCGAGCGCTTTGAGCATCCGGCGTCGTTCGAGGCTCATGCTCTCGGGCATCGTCACGGTCAAGCGATAACCGCGTGCGGCGCAAACAAAGGCCAAACCGATGCCCGTATTGCCACTGGTCGGTTCAATAATCACGGTATTTTCGTTAATCCGGCCCTCGCGCTCGGCGGCGTCGATCATCGCCCGGGCAATGCGGTCTTTCACGCTCCAGAGCGGATTGAGGTTCTCCATCTTGGCGGCCACGGTGGCGACGCAGCCCTCGGTCAGGCGGCGCAAGCGGACTAGCGGTGTGTTGCCAACACAACGAGTGATTTCATTCTTAATTCCAGCAGGGGCAGTGGCAGTGGCCATGATCGAACCTCTTTCTAATTGAATCGACGGGAGGGTAAATTGTCCCAACAAATCTTGCCGGATTATAAAGAGCGGTGAAAACAGCGGTCAACGCCAGCGCTTGTTATCTTTCGCAGGAACGGTACAGTTTCTTGCCTTCAAACTCACCGACGCATTCCGTTGAATTGCCATGACTCCATCCGCTCCATCCGCTCGATCGCTGTACGAACAAGCTACTCGTGCCGCTTGGGTGGGACTGCTGGCCAATCTGGGCCTCGGAGTCGTCAAGCTTGTTGGCGGACTCGTCGGGAATTCGTTTGCATTGGTTTCCGATGCTGTCAATTCGTTGGGCGATACTTTCACCTCGGCCGTGGTGCTCTTTGCGCTGAAAGTTGCGCAAAAGCCGCCGGATGAAGAGCATCCTTACGGCCACACTCGAGCCGAGGCAATTGCGGGAACCAATGTGGCGCTACTGGTGATCGGATCGGCGCTGGCCATCGGCTGGGAAGCATTGCAGCGAATCGGCTCGGCTGAGCCGGCGCCGCAGCGCTGGACCTTATGGATCGCAGGAGCCAATGCAATCATTAAAGAAGGGCTGTTTCAATACAAACGTCGAGTGGCGGCTCGTACCGGATCGCGGGCGATGATCGCGCACGCTTGGGACCATCGCGCCGATGCGCTTTGCTCGCTGGCCGTGCTGATCGGCTTGGCGGCGGTGAGATTCGGCGGTGAACAATTCCACTGGGCCGACAGCGCTGCTGCGCTGGTGGTCGTAGCGACTGTTCTCATCTCCGCGGGCATGGTTTTTCGCAAGTCAGCCAGCGAACTGATGGATTCGCAGGCTTCCAGCGAGTTCGTGGAAAAAGTTCGCTCGATCGCCGCAAGCATTCCCGGCGTGACTGGCGTGGAAAAACTTTGGTGCCGCAAATCGGGACTGGAATATTTTGTCGATATTCACATCGAAGTGCCGCCGACGATGACTGTGGCCGACGGGCACGAAATTGGACACGACGTTAAGCGCCAACTCCAGTCCCAGATACCCACGCTGCGCGATGTGCTGGTCCATTTAGAGCCGTGCCCCAAGGACCACAACTGCCAACAGCCATCATCGAGCAGTGGGTCCAATTGATCGCCAAATTTTAGACCTGCTCGATCCGCAAAAGGAATCTGCTCTCGGAACGGGCAGGCTTCATTAAACGGACCACCTCCCGTAGTTGCTGAAATGGCGTTGGCATTCGCTCGGATTGCAGGCTATGGTGTCCATGGATCGCTTGTTGCGAATGCTAATTATCCCAACTTGCCTACCACACACCGTCTACCGCCTACCTTTCCCATGACTTGGCACGAACGTTGGCTCGTCATTACGAGACTCTCAAGAAAACTGTTTCCGTGGTTTGTGGGCGTTAGTGCCTATTGCGTTGCCATTGGGTTAATCGTCGATACGTTTCAGCACTGGCATGTCGATTGGGGCACGGAAGCGGCTGTGGTAAATGGCGTTATACTCGGTGTGCTGATGGGCTTGCGGAACCGCGCCGCCTACGACCGCTGGTGGGAAGGCCGGCGGCTGTGGGGACAACTGATCAACGACAGCCGCAATTTAGCCTGGAAGGTCCAAAGCTATGTACCGACCGAAGAGATCGCGGCCGCGAAGATTCCGCAGTTAATCACCGGTTTTGCCGATGCCCTGAAAGGCCATCTACGGAATGGAAGTCAATTGCAAGAGGTGGCCGGCTTTGAGCATGAGCTGGACCAACCGCGGCATGTGCCTTCCTATCTCGCGGGCCGCATCGTCGGCGTCATTGCCTGCTGGCAGCAGGAAGGAATCATCGATCCACGCACGATGCAGGCGATGGATGTCCATTCACGGTCGCTACTCGACATTTGCGGTAGCTGCGAGCGGATTCGCTACACGCTAATTTCCATTTCCTATCGCACCTTGCTGCGAATGGGAATTGCCCTGAACATTCTCGCCGCGCCCTGGTTCATTACGCTGGAACTGGGTAATTGGAGCATTCCAGTGCTGATCGTGGTCTGCTTCTTTCTCGTCGGCGTTGAGGTGATCGATACAGATGTGGAAGAACCCTTTGGCGAAGACCTCGACGATCTGCCGCTGTCAAGATACTGCCGCACGATTCGCGAGTCCGTGGACGAGATTTTCCGCACGGCACTGCCAAAATCGGCGGCGACGAACACGTCGTCGTGTCGCTGAAATCTCAAATACCCCATCGCGTCGCTAGTTGCGGTACTGCAGCAGCCGCACTCGATACCGCAAGTCGTGAACGCTTTGTTGCAATTGCATCAATTCCCAGCGGGCAATTTCCAAAGGATCGGCGTCGTCGAGCAGTTTAGCGACCGCTATCTGGGCTTTCGCCATTTCAACTTCGGCCTCGCGCCGCTCAACTTCCCCCGCGCTGACCGCGCCGGGGGCTCGGGCATTGACGAGGCCAGCTTTTCGCAAGCTATCTTCGGCATACGTCAGCGCTTCTTTTGCGGCCAGCACATAGGGGTTTTCCCCCTCGGGCTTGGTTCCCAGCATCGTCTGCAATCGCGCTGAATCGATGGCCACGTCGTTCTGCAAGCCGCGAATGATAAAGCCAGGAATCGTTCCCGGAAT
It encodes the following:
- the cysK gene encoding cysteine synthase A — protein: MATATAPAGIKNEITRCVGNTPLVRLRRLTEGCVATVAAKMENLNPLWSVKDRIARAMIDAAEREGRINENTVIIEPTSGNTGIGLAFVCAARGYRLTVTMPESMSLERRRMLKALGAELVLTPAAEGMPGAMKKAEELIAQNKNYFMPQQFSNPANPEVHRKTTAEEIWKDTDGQVDIVVSGVGTGGTITGVGEVLKKKKPSVRMIAVEPTNSPVITQRRNGEPLKPGRHTIQGLGAGFIPEVLNLDIVDDVVLVQDEDAMDTARQLAKLEGLMCGISSGAAAWAALQVARKAENSGKLIVVVLPDLGERYLSTKLFPE
- a CDS encoding cation transporter, translated to MTPSAPSARSLYEQATRAAWVGLLANLGLGVVKLVGGLVGNSFALVSDAVNSLGDTFTSAVVLFALKVAQKPPDEEHPYGHTRAEAIAGTNVALLVIGSALAIGWEALQRIGSAEPAPQRWTLWIAGANAIIKEGLFQYKRRVAARTGSRAMIAHAWDHRADALCSLAVLIGLAAVRFGGEQFHWADSAAALVVVATVLISAGMVFRKSASELMDSQASSEFVEKVRSIAASIPGVTGVEKLWCRKSGLEYFVDIHIEVPPTMTVADGHEIGHDVKRQLQSQIPTLRDVLVHLEPCPKDHNCQQPSSSSGSN